In Candidatus Bathyarchaeota archaeon, the DNA window ACCTGGCGCAGTTCCAACAGGATTAGGTAGAGGTTTACCCCCTTCAGGAAGCTTCGCCATCTTAACGCGAGGGGGAGCCAACTCCGCTTTCTCCATCCGGCCCTCCTCCACATACATGTGATATTTTCCCTCCACCATTTTCAAAGCTTCATCGTCAATTTCTAACTTACACCTTAACGCCTTAGCAACGCCTTCCAACGTCTTGTCATCAAACGTTGGCCCAAGTCCACCTACGGTGATTAAGAAACGAGGTTTCCTTCGCGTAGCTTCGTTTACGGAGGATGCTATTTCGTTCACGTCGTCTCTAACCACGGTGATTCTTGAAACTTTGCCTCCTAAACTCGTTATTCGTTTCGCTAACCAATGAGCATTTGTATTCAAGGTCTTTCCAATTAGAAGCTCTGTTCCAACGCAGATGATTTCTATTGAGCAAGTCATACCACTATTCTCCTACTAGCTGAAACATCAATTCAAACAGATAAATGAAGATTATGTAGTGACTATTTGACGCAGAATAATGCGTTATTTTCATATAAAAAACAGTCCGTTACCTACGCAAATGCTTCAAACGCTCTGCATTATGCGCCGTCTACTTTTTCTTGCCGAGCCACCACTTCAAGTAATCTTTCCGTTTTTTCCGCCGTTGCTCCTCCGCAGACTCAAAGCTCGGTCTCAACTTTTCACGCAACTCCGTGAGTTCCTGAGGCGTAAGAGATAGTCCACAGCTCTTGCATGCATAGCGTTTTGTAACCGAAATATACTTCAGTTCACCGCCACATTCGGGACAGTAACGCATATAGCATCCGCCTTTTTCCTTTTACTCCATCAGATAGAACGAAGAAGCATGAGAAATAACTTTTGGTTCCATTTCGACGTGTGAGAAGAAAGCAAATCTTGCAGGATTACTGTGAAAACGCCATTTCGTTTTCTAGGTATCTGCAAGAAAATTTATGTTATGAAATTGGTTAGTCCAGCTTCTTTGGCAAGTTTGATGGCTTGTTCTCTCTCTTCTTTGGTAAGTCTTCTTCGAAGCTCTGGGATTTCGTGGGCCCTCCATTCTGGACGGTATTGAAACATCACGTTGGTTCTAACCCATGTTCCGAGGTTTTGGGCTATCCAGTTCAAAATAGGCTTTGTGCAACAATCAAGATGTTCTGGCAAGACTAGGACACGGATGAGGAGTTCTCCATACTTCTTACCATACAGATGGTTCCGCGTACACGCCTCCCAATAGCCTGATGCGTCAGAGATTCTTCTGGCACACTCATTTGATCCATACTTGAAATCGAGAAGATAGACATCTATAAACCCGGCGAGAAGCTTAGCGGTTTCTTCGCTGTAATAGGAGTTGGAGTTCCAAACCACGGGAACGTTCACGTCGACGTGTCGGAACGTTTCAAGCCACTGTTGAAGCCAAGGCGTCGGGTCACCGCCAACCAGATTAACGTTTCTGCATCCACTTTTGCGTAGGTGTTCCACCGGTTTTACCAGCCGTTCGGGTGAGAAGATTTCGCCTTTTTCATACCATTGA includes these proteins:
- a CDS encoding competence damage-inducible protein A; the protein is MTCSIEIICVGTELLIGKTLNTNAHWLAKRITSLGGKVSRITVVRDDVNEIASSVNEATRRKPRFLITVGGLGPTFDDKTLEGVAKALRCKLEIDDEALKMVEGKYHMYVEEGRMEKAELAPPRVKMAKLPEGGKPLPNPVGTAPGVIIEREGTTLVALPGVPSEMMAIFEGSVASILRQAAGDVTFFETSIDVTGVVESEMAPIIDQVMHDNPYVYIKSHPKGGEVIPKIEFHLSTTAENSLVARKYISKALVQLSDMVLKKGGKIKPVKAET
- a CDS encoding radical SAM protein; amino-acid sequence: MWTTWRPDATAVLKDKKARASLARYFAVMQDDKPAKFIIAKKLSADFDKHDSLAKLWKLHDQLTEEFYSLQEKIDSHQKQLKQLETPEKSYLDLKIEIANRILESCHFCTRGCGFNRLNGELGYCKCGTQITVSTMFQHTGEEPELVPSGTIFTLGCTMQCRHCQNWSISQWYEKGEIFSPERLVKPVEHLRKSGCRNVNLVGGDPTPWLQQWLETFRHVDVNVPVVWNSNSYYSEETAKLLAGFIDVYLLDFKYGSNECARRISDASGYWEACTRNHLYGKKYGELLIRVLVLPEHLDCCTKPILNWIAQNLGTWVRTNVMFQYRPEWRAHEIPELRRRLTKEEREQAIKLAKEAGLTNFIT